A region of the Passer domesticus isolate bPasDom1 chromosome Z, bPasDom1.hap1, whole genome shotgun sequence genome:
aacccaaacaaacctACCCACAAAAAACCTACAACAGTAAACTCCTGCTTATGCTACATGAAAACAGGTCTCTTACCAACACAGTGCTTTTGAAAATATCTCTAAGGAGGTGGCTCCCTTACAGGTTAAGTGAAGTCATGCTCTTTCTAAGTAGTGTGAACTGGCATTTTCCCTGTAAAAGAGACTCTTTGTTTGAATGGACTGAGGttatgggcttttttttttttttaaccaggtCTCCCATAGCCTGTAACATCACAGTACTGTAATGAGCCGGGGAAGGAATTTGATTTAACCAGCCAAAAAAAGCTAAGGCCTTTATGGAAAACAACATGTTTGGAATTTGTTTCAGAGTTTACAGAAACAGAGAGAAAGGGCAAGCTAAGGTTTCTGACCTGCCACACATTATCTATCACATTTAATCTTTATCTTTCTATATTGAGAGGTGTATTTAAAATACCATTTTCCCAGGTGATACTTGTAGAATTATTTGAATTGTAGCTGGTTTGTTCGCTGTGAGCAGTAGTGAAATTTACAGCTTTCTACTAGAGGTAATACAGGACGATACTGATTCTAAAGAGAAAATATACTTTTGTATATTCTGTGCATGTGATAACTAGGAGAACCACCCAGCACATTCAGTGACTATATTCTTCAGACAGCACTTGCAAAGTCTTCTGGCTTCAGTTTTTAGTTGCTCTGAAGGGGTATACGTTTCTCATTAGTTGAGTGTGTTACTCTTCTTGACATTAAAGCAAATTTCAGTTCATAAAAACACTTTCAGGGTGTCTGTTCAGCTTCATCTTTTACTTGTTTAACACTGGAGGAAATTAAGCATAGTATTGTGAGCAGTCATATTTATCAGTAACAGCATTCCTGGGGTTTATGACATTTGATGTGTGCTGTGGCACTTAGTTGACACCTCTGTGCATTCACCAGGATAGCACATTCTTTAACTCCTGACAAATGAGGAATGGTATTTTAGGGGAAAGCATCTGGAAGCCAAGGTGTCTTGCTGTCTCCTAGTAGCCTGCGCTTTGGCTTTTAGGTAGACAGACTCCATGGCTGAAGTCTCATGCAGTCAGTTAAAATACTGAAAACCAAGCTATTGCTTGTGTGATATGCTAGTAAACAATACTCTTTTGAGAAGGTCTGGTCTTCCCCGCTCTGTACAGCAATTTGATCTGGAATGTGTCAAACTTGTGTTTCTACAGAAATGTGAGGTGCTGCTTGCTGTTTAATGTCGAGCCTTTTTATGATCGTTTAAAACAGATCCAAGCAAGCATTTCCTATCAAAGAGCAAATTGTCTGAGCAGTTCTTAATATGACAGTTTAGTTGGCTTTAGTGATCTTGCTAGCATTAAATGAATTGACCactgtttattttattcttctgtaATTAGGCAAAAAAGAACCCACATCAGAGGGACTGGGCAATCTGAAGGAATTTTAAACCAGAGCAGTTTGAGCTGGAATAGCCAGTTTAGTTAATAAGATTTTCCTCCACCATTATCTTAATTCTCCATGTGcccaaagaaaaagcaataggCCTTAATCAAATAATATCCTAATATAGTCCATATGTGCTGTAGGTCATTTAAATCAGGTCCTTTTCAACAGGAAAAGAAGGAGTAATGAGTTTTTTCTtggaagaggggagggaagcaggggcagagggacaggaaGTGGTAGGTACTGAAAGGAGATATTCCAGAGGTTTCTCAACTACCTTCCCAAaataaggaattaaaaaaaaaatagcctaTGCAAGTATCACTTTCAATGAAATATTCTCCTGCAGGAAATAGTGAGGTGACTGAAGTGCATAGTTTTTGTTATGAGCAAAGCATAGATGAAGTTGCTAGCTGTTCACAACCCCAAACTCAAATGGTATGTCCTATTTATAGGCTAGGGACAGCAATGGCATGTGGAGAATTTAGCAACATCCTCCTTCTTTACAGACTGTACACTTTTGGCGTCTCACTAGCAAAACTGTTTTGTGGACGCTGTGGTCTGAGTTCCTGTTAAATATTACTTATTTGCTGGATATTTGTTGAAATGGCGTGTCAAAGTCCACTGAAATGATATGTCAAAGTCAAACATCCTGGCTATACTGAATTCATCATTTAATGATAGCAAATTTCATTTTGTTGATGTATATCTTTGAAGGGGGATTATTCTATGTGCACCAtccagaaaattaaattacatgCATGCCCTTAGAGGGAGAGCCCTACAAATTGCACTCCACTAGAGTTACAAGGCTTTGGTTCTTGTATAAAATCTTCAGATAAAATCTCCAAATGCTGTTTTCTCCATGAGCTGTTTCTGGAAAAAGGGACTGGGAGTGAAAGCATTTTTGTGTGGTAGTTCCCTGGTGGACAGTGGGCATGGTGACACAGTGGAAAGTGTGACTCAGGCAGGGGAGGTGATGTGCTGCTCTTGTTGGAAGTGGCTTCTCTTCCCACTTGTGTGTGTAACACAGACTTCAGTTATATCCTTGGACCACCATCATGTTTTCCCTCTCTTCATTTATATAATGTGATTTTTGAGTTAGTACTAGGCTAGATATCCTCTTTTTTCATGTCCTTTCAGTATTCTTTTTATAATGTTCCAGTTACGAGCTTTTGCCTGAGTAGCAGCCTAAAATACATTTTGGGGAGAGCTAATTCTACATAGGGACCTTTTAAAGCAACTACATTCTCTCTGTCAATGGAGTGTTTTAGAAGTCTTTAGCTTTCAAATAATTCAGTTTCCTTGAAAAACTGGGAAGAAAGCAATCTGTAGAGTGCTTAAGCCTGCTGACTTGTTGAGACCTCAGACTGTAACCTTCCCAAGACTCACTGATTGTAGTGAATAAACATTGCCCTGTTCCTtgtgctcctggcagagcaggctgCCTCTGGGTGAGACGCACTGCACCAAGCACAGTTACGTAGGCATACCTTCATTTAAGGAGATTTTGCTGTGATGGGTCTTAATCTAATCGATGAGAGCAGCCGTAACAAGTCCTACTGATAAAGATAAAACATCAACAATAATTCTTAACTTTCTTCAGCTGTCAGAGAAACAGATGTTTGACCTTACATTTCTGAGAATAATTTGTTCTATTAGCCTAACATAGCCTCTGTGGCAGTAGTCTTGTCAAACTCCAATAGGTATTGAACAGCTATACCTTTCAGATGTGCAACAAGTATTAATTAGGCTTTGGGAAATAGTTAAAAGCACTATCACTTCCAACTGTTAACATTTGTGTAACAGAGAATTGAAAGTGAAAAATCTTAGTCTTTACTGGCAGAATTTTGTAGGTGGTTGTTTCAGTTAAAGCATTCAGTTCATACTCTATTGCCCTTAAAAGTAAGTGGTCAAAGAACTGCAGCACAGAGATCATGTATCTTTTTTCAGAAATTGGAGGTTAGGTTGCCATTTATGAAATATTTACTGAATTGTATGAGCTGTTGAAAGACTGTATCCTCAGAAGACTTTAATACTAATACATCTCAGAAAGCCTATTTGTTTGTTTAAGGAAGGTTTATCTCTGTTCCTTACATCTATTAAAGGAGGTTTTCCTAGCAACCATAATACCTGTTCAGACAGCAAGTGGACTGCACAGCCTTTTCTCTCCAGTTACTGCCTTCCTGCTGACCCTGCCTAACCCAGATTCCTTCCTCAGGAGGTCCTTTTCTTACTCACCAAAATGGTTAACACCCCGGTATTTTTCTCGAGCTGTCTCATTTACATAGGAGAGCTGTACATTCATTCTTTAGATGGAACATGAACCCTGTGCCCCCGATGAAAAGACTAAGGAATTTCCCCCTtgtctctattctttttagtgCAAGCAACCGTAAAGGTCACTCTTTCCTTGTGCTGACATTATCTAGATGGGTTAGAGAGTATTAAGAGCAAGGCTTAGTTTAGCGTCCTTTCCCCTCCCCGCTGGGATTAGATCATGCTTTATCAGAGCAATTGTTCCATCCTCGACATGTGCAGGGCAGATTTCAACTGCCGCATTTTGTGAAACTGATTTTTCATGCATACATTCAGAAGTCGTGCTCTGCTCAGCTCAGTATCCGTGTTAGGCTCTTTGTTAAGCTGAACATCCCTCTTTCCTTATTCACCCTGAGATTTCTCCTTTTTGATTTAACATCAGACCAGAGGCTGAGTGTGAGAGAGTGCTGCTAAACAGCCAAGCCCTTAGCTCACCtccaccagccccagctgagtGGGGAGCCTAGCCAGGTGGACTCTGTAAGTGCAATGGTACAGAACCTCATCTGTGACCTTCAGTTGTAAAGAAGAAATTCTCGTTCCGTTCCTTAAGGATTTTATCATGAATTGAATTACCTGCCAGGTGTGGGCATTTTTCTAACGGTGTCATGTTCCTTATGTGTTAGTTGGATGGGATGCTCTCCATTTCTCCACCAGACCATTGTGCTTCCTTAGGCGACAATTGGAGGCTGCTTCACAAGATCATATTTACCAATTTAAGTGACTTAGCACCACAGCCTCTTTAAATCAAGTATCCCAGCTGTTGGAATTCAATCTTGTTTCAGCAAAAGCAGATTTTGGATGCAAGCCATGGAAAAATAAGCCTTAGGAAAAACGTGTAACAAAGTTAAAAGTACTTACCATCTGTGGTGGGTGCGCTTGATTAACACTTTAACATGGTTTGTATTGACCTTGAgtccagtgctgtccctcagtaGCATTGGTTTGTTTCCCATGCCTGCACACAGAGTGTGCTGTCCTTTCTGTCCTAGGGAACTGAGTGAAGCAGAATGACAAATAATAACACCCACTAGTGCTTTTTAATTTGAGGTGGAAATAATTTTGCAGGTGAAAGGAGCACCAGAAGTGTGATTTGAACTGATAAGAGTGAGGATAAAGCCACATTTTTCTGGATGAAATGTATTCTTTTGCTCGCATTTACTGCTCTAATTCAGTTGCACTTTCAGGTTGACCTACATTACAAGAAGCAGAGAACAGGAGAATGGTCTTTTGGCTGCAGGTTCTGGTACTTGAAATCACTGCCAATTTACTGATCTCTTGGGTTCTTCAAGCTCCTGGTTCTCCCTATTTGCAACTGATTGAAGATGGGGTGTGAATGTAGAGTGTGGCAGTACCAAGCAGTGCTGCACTTCTTTATGAGAGTATATAATCACAGCTTCCTGTAATTTCAGATTTCCATCTTGATTATGTAAAACTGAAGAGAACTTCCATAGCAAAGCTAACCAGCCCCACACAGAGTATTATCTACACCACTTGAATATATGCTGCATCCATACTACCAGCTGTGTAACCATCATGCTCTAATAAACTCTGCATTGTTTTTTCTTAATCAGAGGTGATATTTCAGTTAGCAGCCTTTTGTCCctaaataataatttctgtatAAATCACTTTATCCATACAGGTGCTTTGTGCAGTTTCAGTTCTTTGgaggaattaaaatattttgtaagaAGAACTCAGTGTTTTATTGTTGCTTTTTTACAACAGCTGCACAAGCGTTAAAGAAGGAAGATACTTGATTTTCTTGCTGCTGTAGCACTGGTTGAAATCTAGTTATTAGGGTTACAAATTTTTCATAGAGGGACCAGGTCTGTGTTTTTAGGAAGCAAGGGAAAATAACTGGCTTACAAGATCAGCTGGTTTCCTACCAGTAAAATGCCTCTTCAATTTATGTACCCTGTAATTCGTAGGACATAGTAAGGTTTATTACAAATTTGGATCCTGAATtacccaggaaaaaaatcacctaTTTGTTATTGAGGGCACAAAAAAATACTGGAGCTACAGAGGCACATAGGGAAAAATACAGTATCAAGTGAGTGTGTCTTCATCATTAAAATATCCTGTCACACAATATATGTTTATCATTAAAGTAGTCATAATTCTTGGGCCATTTTTATCCCTCTTTAATTTATTGCAGCAGCAAAAGGAGATTGGAGTTCAATTTGATAAAAGAGCTTTATAGTGTATCGCATGGGGAATCTGAAGCCTGTGGCTCAGATGGATATTTGCAAAAGAATATTACAAAGCCTTTCGCATGTTTTCTGAATGAATGCAATCGCAACTTCTTTGCTAAAACATGAATAAAGGAAATAGGAAAACCACATAAAAAAAGTTGCATAGCAAGCTCTCAAAGTAAGCACTTTGTATGGTGCTGTATCCCCACATCACTTATCACGGTCTGTAGTCCAAAAGAGCCCCTGACTGGTTCTTAGGAGGAGGTAATATGAAGTTGCATTGATTTTTGTTGCATTTGAATGTACTCTTGTGATTTCTGAAGTGTTTGGGAGACAAACCAGCAtttcacaaagaaaatattgtaCTGTCTTGGCTGTCTCAGAAAATTCACAGAAGAGCGTAGAGAGCTCTTGCAGAGGATGTCTCTGTGACACTCAACACTAATGCATTTTTGTAACCAGGTATTGTTTCAGTCTTTGTATTGAAGACACTGTATAATGCACTGTGAGAGGAACAGGCCAGGTTTGCTTTTTGGGTGCAAGCAGGATTGTGAGTGGAACTATTCAAGGTAGTGTCAGCATGTGTCTGACATGTCTTAAATTCAAAATTTGTTGAGAGGATTTgagtgtttttgttttgttttgcgggttttttggtttttttgtttttttgttttttttttccctgaaacttgaattttatttcattaagaCAAAAGTTCTAAATTTTTTGGGCAACATTTCCCTTAGTAGTTTAAAAACCTTTCGATGTCAGTATAAAATACTGTATGAAAAAGGAAGACCTTTTTGCACGGAGGCAAGAATACAGCACTTTGAGTTTGGATTtcggggggtttttttgtgtgttttgatttgggttttttaaatcaaaatgtaTAGTTTATGTAAGTTATGTGAGTAGAAACCCTTTCTTTCCTTGAGTTCCACATCATTGTCTTCACCCCTTTCCCCCTCCATTTCTAGGATctttttgaacattttttttcccctgctactGCTTTCTCTTAGCTAACCCAATAGGTGGTTTCCAAAACACAAATGTTTGGCCCATTTCTTTAGACTTTGCTTGTGCAAAGGCTCCCACTGTAACATTCTTCTTCCTCCAGTATCAAGGGAGGTTCACCACATTTTTGGGGTTAGATGGGGTGGCAGCTGCCCCATGAGGCCCtgctgagggagggagggagggactgCAGAGCCATTGTGAGACAGGAGCTGCCACAGTGGCTTGGGGTGTCATTCCcacctgggatggggtgagATGATGGCACCTGAGCACTGTTGTGTGGTAGGGAGCATGGGCTGTGAGGGATAGATGCTGTCACCTTTACAGCTGTAGCTTTTCTGGTTCATTATGAACTGCAGCACTTCAGGTCCTAAAGAAAATGAGTTCTGCAAAGATTTACTGTCCCTAGCAAGCACGGGGCAATACCTCTGCTGGCTAGGGGTTTTGTCTCTGGTCAGGGTGTCTGTCTGGAACCACAGAGGTTCAGTTGACTTTTGTGTCTTTGCAGTGTTTGGGATTGGCTCCATCTGTTGTGCAGGTGGTGACTATGTTTTCAAAAGGTTGAGGTGAATGAAAGCAGCTGCTCTCTTGAAGGTTTGCCAGAGTCAATCTCCTAACAAATCCATCATTTGCTTCCTTCTTAATTGCAAAGAAGACAGAGAGGCAGGCCAAGACAGTAGGTGAAGAGGGAGAAGATGACTGACATCACCAAGGAGGTACGGATTAGCCAGCAAACCATCTGCAAATGAGGTTTACTACTAAAACTGCTTGATGTATGGTGGGCCTGATAGATTGAAGAGAAGAGTGTAAAGGGTTGAACAAAACACTGGCTCAGTGCTGaagcagggggaggaggagcaAATGAAGTACAGGACATCCCCAAAAGAATATGAAAGCTGAAGAACTGGAAGGTTGACATCACTAATGAAGCGAGGAGACCAGCAGCATCAAAAGCTGTCTCGAAACTTGGCTGGAGTGATTGTAAAAGCCCACAATGAGGAAACTTTAAGATTTTCTTAAACCATGAAACTTCTTAGTTGTTTAGtcctttcctctcccttcccaccACTGCTACTGATGCTTCAGAAGAATGTTGATCTGACTCAGAAGGATTTCCTCCCACTTGTTTCTGTAGGCATTTTTTTGTTGCATCAAACAAAGGAAGGCACTGGCAGCACGTTTGTTGGGTCCTGCTAGTAGCACACCCACATTTTATTCCTTCTAAAAGAGCTGATTGCCGAAACACTTACACTTTTGTAGATGAAGAATTCAGCCAAAGAGAAAATATGCTAATAATTTTCTAAGCTGCTAATGACTGTAGTTTACTAAAGTGCAGCAGCATTGTAGAAGTGACACTAATTGCCTTGTTGCATCTTGACTTAGACAGAAATGAACGCACATTCAGAGGCTGTGTAAATGTAACAGCAACTTCTCGAAAATCTGGGTCTAGATGAGTAGTTTAAGGGCATCACTGTGAATGCCATATGACTGACTACAATTAGGTTTGAATGCAGCCCTTTACCCATTCACGTCTTTGTAATGGTGCAGGCTTTGAAAAGCCTTCTCCCTGTAGGTGGCAAATAcaaagctgctggtgcaggCTTATCAAGGAGTAGAAAAAGCAGCCCCCTGGAAAGCTCACCTAATTCCACCAAACAGCTGAGGTGTGGGGGTCTGTATGTATCCCACTGCCCCCCTCCTCCAAACCTCCTCCCATCCATGGTGGTTCATCCCAACAtttgccattttcctgcacCCATTCAGTTGACCTGGCCAGGTGATGTGGCCTGGACTGTCTTGAAAAGCTTTGTTTTGCCATCTGCTTCTGTCCTTAGATATTTCAGTTCTCTTCTTCAAGTAATTCATCAGTAGATTGATTTCTGCTCCTCGCAGGAGTGTCTGGAGCATAATTTTCATTGCCACAACCTCACAAAGTTGTCCCCAGGTTCTGGCAGAatgtttgaggaaaaaaatgggtggttcttttaaatgttattttttcatttcctaGCAACTCTCACTGGCTCCTCTGCTATGCTGGAAGGCCTTCTTCATGCTCAGTTACTAATCCCTAGCATAGAAAGGCTCCCCCAATAAGAAGCAGTATTTTCTCATAGGTTTTAGTGCATAATTGTCTGTTTTGCTACATAATTACATGTCCCACACTAATTGCATAGACACATGCACTTCCAGAATGACATGCTGTCACAAGTGCACGCCCTGATTAGGCATGTGCCTTAATTGTGAATTATGGATTGCAGCTATGGTGAGAGTGTGGGCTCTTACTTGCTACGAGGTTTAGGCAAAAAACAGCACCTGCGGTTCTCTTGCCGAACTTGAATATCCAAATATGATGTGAGCTGGAGTGGTTCACACAGAGCAGTGGTGGAAACAGACGTGCTTTAGTGAATACAGTCTCTGGGACAATCAGGTGTATTTCCAGCTCCATGGAGTGCGGGTACAAGAAGCACAGGAGCAAGAGGCCCTTCTGCTCTGGcttggctctgcagggagatgtGTTTGGGTGGCAGGAGAGCATATTTTCATTAACTGATTTTCTGTCCATTCAAGATACTTTTTTGAAGCTACAGAGGACATAGTTAGCTACCAATGTCACTAGTGGTTTTGATCTGTCAGATTAGGAGCAAATATAAGTGGAAGCATAATTGCATACCCATGATTTGTGTAAAAGGGAACAGCTATCAGTCCTTGACTTTGCACATGCTGCTCTAGGTGCCACCATACTCATTTTTGCAGGGAAGATGTAACCCCAAATATCAAAAATATATTGTAGTCTTAAATCCTGTCACCTGAATACCTGTTGTGTACATGGAGCTTTTCCAGCAAGTCAAGATCAATACCCTTTCAGGGTAAAAGAAGCCTTTATCTATGATTCTTTCATTCCATCTGTGCCTACTTTACAAAGTAAGCACTTTTTATACTTCGTATTTGAGCATCTGATTTGTTGAATATATCATTAACAGGACTAAAGAAACTGACCATATTTAGATATTTAAATGATAAAAAATGCAATATGCTTTAAGAAGAGAACTGCTATGAACTTCAGCTGGAATATTTCTAAGTTCAACAGAAAATGAAGTGAAGCAAGTAAAACCTGTGTGAAGTTTGTCAAGTAAAATATGTAGACAAAAGTaggttgtttggttttaaagatttttttttcccggTGTTTAAGCACAATtaggaagaaaatatgtaatGGTTGAAGCCAGCATTGTCTTCAGCTGTGTACAACTACATAATTAGACAGAGAGCCTTTCAGAGTGTTTCCAGAAAGAGCTCTTCTGGGTGACTGGCTGTAATTCCTTAACATGTGTCAAATGCATTTGACTGCCTGTATAAATCCGGTGACAATGTGATTGTTCAGGTCACTGGTAAGTGCCATTGTGCTCCTTGTTCATCAtcttctgctgcagtgtgtgTATGCTGGGTAAGGGACAGCAAGGCAGGGGTGACTACCTGACAATGGTGCTCTGGTTGGTGGCCACTGAGTTCATGGGGTTTGATCAAGGCCATTGGCTTTGGAAGTCAATGCCTCACACATAGAAACACATATGGAAAGCAGGACAGAGAGCTCAGATACCACCTTTCTGTTTTAAAGGGTGAGTCAAAGTGAATAATGTATCACTTTTGGTTTACATTATTTAGGAAAGAGAGCAAGTGCTTTCTGAAGAGCCGTGTTTAAAATGTCCCttttgtttttggtgttttggatTGATTTTGCCTTTTAGCAGTATAGAATTATTGAGAAGTTAATTGACATGTTACCAACTTAATCAGAAGTTCCTTCAGACTTTAGTCTCAGTAAGTTCATTAAGCTGCTTGACCAGTAAAATTTGCCTGAAGAGGAGCATAAATAGTATTTATGTCAATAACCTCCTTGTGACCAGAGGCAACACATCAGGGAGAAACATGAATCCAATAGATCTGCACTACAGATCAAAGAAGTGGGAGGGAGGATACCAGACCATACTGTGGTCCCTGACATGCTCTTTGTGGTGTTCTTCATGCTATGAGAGTTACAGATGCTTCCTGTTTCCCAAGTGCAATTGTGTGTGGGTTTCCATGTGGGATGGAGAAAGACCCCATGTTTTTCCAGCACCATGTAATTCTACTCTACGTTTGATGACCAGGATTGACCATTGAGAATTGAACATTCTCTACCATTGCCACATCATTTTTCCTGACTTGGTGTGAGTCACCAACTCTTTCAGCATATTCGCATCTGTTTCTGAAAAGCACAGGCAGTAATACTTTTCATCAGTAGAAGCATTATGAGATTTCCTTTAGGTGTGGAAAGCATTTCTAGAGTACCAAGATGATAGGTGTTATGTACTGAATGTGCAAATCTTTGAGGAATCTAAACTGCCAAGTTACTTTTAACTTAGAAATTCAAAGTTTATTCCTAGTCACAGGCCAAGACACAGGCATGAGATAATGACAAAGTGAGGATGGTAAGCAAGTGGGAGATTCTTAAATGaaagtttgttgttgttttagtACCTTTTCCAGCATATGGTAAGGTAACTTCCTATTTTTTGTATTAATGGCTTGCCTTGCTTTCCCATGCTTTGAGGGAACGCTTTAATCTCAACTTTAAGAAGTGCTAGATTTGTTTTCCAGATGGTGTTTGCTCTGCAAAAAAATTAGGTGTTCGTTTtttaagactgtaatttttctctcttttattttaGAAATCTTCCAGAATCCCTGAGGATGACATCAGGTTAAGAAAAAACAGAGACCAAAACAGTGCCAATTTCTTGGAGCCATCTACTGTGCTTGCtacaaaggaagagaaaatggaaattgAAGTTCCAGTTTCTGAACATAAAAGCATCACCACAGTGGCTTCACCACATCCCATAGACAATCCGACCCACTTCTTTTCACCTGCTTCCAGCCGAAATGGACTTAGGGATAGGCATGAATCTCTGGACAGTGAAGTTGCTAAAGAGATCAGATACCTAGATGAAGTGCTGGAGGCAAATTGTTGCGATTCTGCTGCTGACAGTACATTTAATGGGACATCCTCCCCTGAACCAAGTGCAGTCTCCATTATGGATGGTTCAGGAGCATCTGCTAATGTCAATAAAGAGTCAGTATCTagtgaaagggaagaaaatgtaGCAGACAAGCAGGTGTCTTTGGAGGTTGAGCCATGTGAAGCTAATATAACAGATGAGAACCTGAAATCTAATGGCCATTCCTTGGGTGGTCTGAAAGAAGATACTAGAGAGAGTCTGAAGGTGCCAGGAAGTCCCACTTCTTCAAACAGTTCTAGAAGATCCTCTAAGGATGGAGAAACAACTCTTACAACCCTTAAGAAAGAGGCAAAGTTTGAACTGCGAGCCTTCCACGAAGATAAAAAGCCCTCAAAGCTCTTTGAAgatgaggaagagaaggaaaaatacagAGTCCGCAAAGTGAGACCATCAGAAGAAATGATGGAacttgaaaaagaaagaagggaacTCATTAAGAGCCAGGCTGTcaagaaaaaccccaacattgCTGCCAAATGGTGGAACCCTCCTCAGGAGAAGCCCCTGGAGGATCAACTGGATGAAGAGCATCTGGAGTCTCACAAGAAGTACAAGGAGCGcaaggagaggcagcagcagcagcaaggagcaACACCAACATCCCCCAAACAGGTCAGCTGCTCCTTTGTATCCCCAGAGCCAGTCAATGTCAAGAAAGAAGATATTGTCACAGAGCAAATTGACTTCTCAGCTGCCAGGAAGCAGTTCCAGCTGATGGAGCATTCAGGTCCATCTCAGGGTCAGGCCCCACCAAGGCGGTCAGTAACACCCAAAATGTTCTCTGTCAAACCCTTCTACAAAAGCCTCAATTCTCCTTATGTGGACAGGCCGATGTCGTCTGTGACGAGACCCATTTCAGTGTGCGGGCAAGCTGGACAGCTTGAGAGTAACAACACCGCGGTTGTCAAAGCACAGAAAGTCTCCTGTAGCTCAGAAGATGACAAAAGCACTCAGGCTACCACAGTTGACACAGCAAGAGACCTACCTTGCAGTGATAGCCCCAGAGCTGGACCAGCTTCAAAACTGTGGGCAGAGGATGGAGAATTCATGAGTGCAAGGGCGGTCTTCACAATGGTGAAGGATGAGGGACAGGGAATTCTAGATCACTTCCCAAAGTCAGGCAGCGCCTCTTCGCCGCCAGAGGAGCTTGACTCTGGTTTGGATGACTTGTCTGTCAGGTCTCAGGACACCACCGTCTTGGAGACCCTTTCCAATGACTTCAGCATGGATAACATAAGTGACAGTGGTGCCTCCAATGAGACCATGAGCGCCCTGCAGGAAAGTTCTCTAGCAGATTTCTCTCTGCCACAGACCCCGCAGGCCGAAACTCCTGCAGAGTGCAGGGCTGAAGGCATCTCCAAGTCTTTCAGTGACCCAGGCTGTGATTCGCCTTCCTCTGCCTTGGCAGACTCCATGCTGATGGACGACCAGCTGGACTACCACGCTGGCCTGCTGGTACAAAATGCCATCCAACAAGCCATAGCTGAGCAGGTGGATAAAGGAAACccaaaggaagaagaaatcccAGCAGAGAAAGAGGTCTCAGCCAAAGAGCAGCCAGCCAGCACTGGGCCAGCTCCAGCCTCCAAGGAGCATCAGAACCCAACGTTTGAGCCACCCCAGGTGTCTTCACCAGttcaagaaaaaagggacacCAT
Encoded here:
- the PALM2AKAP2 gene encoding PALM2-AKAP2 fusion protein isoform X1 — protein: MLLRDPSGPCSCESSEAKEGAGKSSRIPEDDIRLRKNRDQNSANFLEPSTVLATKEEKMEIEVPVSEHKSITTVASPHPIDNPTHFFSPASSRNGLRDRHESLDSEVAKEIRYLDEVLEANCCDSAADSTFNGTSSPEPSAVSIMDGSGASANVNKESVSSEREENVADKQVSLEVEPCEANITDENLKSNGHSLGGLKEDTRESLKVPGSPTSSNSSRRSSKDGETTLTTLKKEAKFELRAFHEDKKPSKLFEDEEEKEKYRVRKVRPSEEMMELEKERRELIKSQAVKKNPNIAAKWWNPPQEKPLEDQLDEEHLESHKKYKERKERQQQQQGATPTSPKQVSCSFVSPEPVNVKKEDIVTEQIDFSAARKQFQLMEHSGPSQGQAPPRRSVTPKMFSVKPFYKSLNSPYVDRPMSSVTRPISVCGQAGQLESNNTAVVKAQKVSCSSEDDKSTQATTVDTARDLPCSDSPRAGPASKLWAEDGEFMSARAVFTMVKDEGQGILDHFPKSGSASSPPEELDSGLDDLSVRSQDTTVLETLSNDFSMDNISDSGASNETMSALQESSLADFSLPQTPQAETPAECRAEGISKSFSDPGCDSPSSALADSMLMDDQLDYHAGLLVQNAIQQAIAEQVDKGNPKEEEIPAEKEVSAKEQPASTGPAPASKEHQNPTFEPPQVSSPVQEKRDTIPKTSKEEDLGLREGKSLQQSPMYSASQPFLVEENRHEVSYFSKYSEAAELRSTASILATQEPEVTVGPFKLRSRKQRTLSMIEEEIRAAQEREEELKRQRQGLQMAPSPVTKSAPPMPTRTVSYKTAPGKIEKIKPPPSPTTEGPASQLDPPPEESAGAQRPKNLMQTLMEDYETHKTKRRERMDDSAYTCKLLSSKVTSEVLEATRVNRRKSALALRWEAGIYANREEDE
- the PALM2AKAP2 gene encoding PALM2-AKAP2 fusion protein isoform X3, with protein sequence MAEAELHKERLQAIAEKRKRQTEIEGKRQQLEDQILQLQHFKSKALREKWLLQGIPAGSAEEEEARRKQSEEDELKVKKLEENIHRLEQEIQKLESEESQISAKEQIILEKLKETEKSFDNLQKSFSHQDGDAVNYIYSQIPELPTLYSRTAEPVPGWDGSSRVAGAGGLAMLLRDPSGPCSCESSEAKEGAGKSSRIPEDDIRLRKNRDQNSANFLEPSTVLATKEEKMEIEVPVSEHKSITTVASPHPIDNPTHFFSPASSRNGLRDRHESLDSEVAKEIRYLDEVLEANCCDSAADSTFNGTSSPEPSAVSIMDGSGASANVNKESVSSEREENVADKQVSLEVEPCEANITDENLKSNGHSLGGLKEDTRESLKVPGSPTSSNSSRRSSKDGETTLTTLKKEAKFELRAFHEDKKPSKLFEDEEEKEKYRVRKVRPSEEMMELEKERRELIKSQAVKKNPNIAAKWWNPPQEKPLEDQLDEEHLESHKKYKERKERQQQQQGATPTSPKQVSCSFVSPEPVNVKKEDIVTEQIDFSAARKQFQLMEHSGPSQGQAPPRRSVTPKMFSVKPFYKSLNSPYVDRPMSSVTRPISVCGQAGQLESNNTAVVKAQKVSCSSEDDKSTQATTVDTARDLPCSDSPRAGPASKLWAEDGEFMSARAVFTMVKDEGQGILDHFPKSGSASSPPEELDSGLDDLSVRSQDTTVLETLSNDFSMDNISDSGASNETMSALQESSLADFSLPQTPQAETPAECRAEGISKSFSDPGCDSPSSALADSMLMDDQLDYHAGLLVQNAIQQAIAEQVDKGNPKEEEIPAEKEVSAKEQPASTGPAPASKEHQNPTFEPPQVSSPVQEKRDTIPKTSKEEDLGLREGKSLQQSPMYSASQPFLVEENRHEVSYFSKYSEAAELRSTASILATQEPEVTVGPFKLRSRKQRTLSMIEEEIRAAQEREEELKRQRQGLQMAPSPVTKSAPPMPTRTVSYKTAPGKIEKIKPPPSPTTEGPASQLDPPPEESAGAQRPKNLMQTLMEDYETHKTKRRERMDDSAYTCKLLSSKVTSEVLEATRVNRRKSALALRWEAGIYANREEDE